Sequence from the Hallerella porci genome:
TGCCAGTTGTAATTTAAAAGCGTCGTGTCAAAGGGCAAAGGCTTACGCGTTGTCACGTAGGGCAAACCAAAAAGTTTTGCATCTTCAACATCTTCAAATCCGGTTTGAAGCATTCGAATATGCGGCACAAAATCGCCCGGCATATAAAAGCTCGCGAGCTGCATGCCGAACTTGAAATTTTTCAGCACTTCAAAAATTGCAGCAGCGATGCGTTGCGTCGTTTCGCCTTTATCGTAGCCGGGAAACATGCGGTTAATGTCTGTATTATCCATCGCCCAAAAACGATGCGAAACATTCATCGAAAACGGATTGCACGAAGGAATGATTAAAACAGAAACATCATCAGCCAAAAGCCCGCGGCGTTCAATGTCTTTTAAAGATTCGACGAGGCGCGCACAAATATATTGTTGCTGAATTTCATCGCCGCGCATTGCGCCGACGATTGCAACAGTTTTTTCGCCTTCGCCAAACCAAAATCCTTTGATTTTAAAACTATCGCGATACGGCGATTTCATTTCGAATAAAATTTCTTCTCTCACGATTCACCTACCATCACAACTTTCTTTTCGGCTTCGGAAATTTTGTAAACGCGAGCCATTAACGAGCCTTCGTAAACGATGGGGTACGCTCGAATCGTAAACAAAAATCCATCGATGGGCGAGACGACTCGATCTAAAATATTTCCCGTTAAAGGTTCAACGATTAAACCGATTTCTTGATTTTTTTTCACATAAATGCCGCACTTTAATGGCGAAATAAAAACGCCCGAAGTTTTCGCATTTAAAAATTCGACTTTATCGC
This genomic interval carries:
- a CDS encoding M14 family metallopeptidase gives rise to the protein MKSPYRDSFKIKGFWFGEGEKTVAIVGAMRGDEIQQQYICARLVESLKDIERRGLLADDVSVLIIPSCNPFSMNVSHRFWAMDNTDINRMFPGYDKGETTQRIAAAIFEVLKNFKFGMQLASFYMPGDFVPHIRMLQTGFEDVEDAKLFGLPYVTTRKPLPFDTTLLNYNWQIWETKAFSIYAGQTNYVENATSAQTIDAILRFLQKVGVTSFKFRNAGYESIILDEGDLINVTARRAGIFYRLVGASATVEEGQALAKILDPYDASILDTVKAPVSGTVFFAHNKPLVLEHAMIYRIQEN